A single region of the Micropterus dolomieu isolate WLL.071019.BEF.003 ecotype Adirondacks linkage group LG02, ASM2129224v1, whole genome shotgun sequence genome encodes:
- the mrpl12 gene encoding 39S ribosomal protein L12, mitochondrial, giving the protein MYCTRRCLRTALRAAANTHRQQLSRQAPALCALRLLKTSPATHSDAIATPPLDGAPKQYSPKIQQLVKDIANLTLLEVSDLNELLKKTLNIQDVGMMPMAASAVPAAQPTEEDEAPVKKEKTHFTVKLTELKAAEKVKLIKEVKNCIQGLNLVQAKKLVESLPQEIRANVSKEEAEKLKAALEAAGGTVVLE; this is encoded by the exons ATGTACTGCACCAGACGCTGCCTCCGGACCGCGCTGCGGGCCGCAGCGAACACACACCG CCAACAGCTTTCACGGCAGGCACCAGCCCTGTGTGCTCTCAGACTTCTGAAGACCAGTCCAGCCACCCACTCAGATGCGATTGCCACCCCTCCACTAGACGGAGCACCCAAACAGTATTCCCCCAAAATCCAACAGCTCGTCAAGGACATAGCCAACCTCACTTTATTAGAGGTGTCGGACCTCAATGAGCTTCTCAAG AAAACTCTGAACATTCAGGATGTTGGAATGATGCCGATGGCTGCATCAGCTGTACCAGCGGCTCAG CCCACGGAAGAGGACGAAGCACCGGTCAAGAAAGAGAAGACTCACTTCACAGTGAAATTAACAGAATTAAAGGCAGCTGAAAAAGTGAAACTTATAAAGGAAGTGAAGAACTGCATCCAAGGCTTGAATCTGGTGCAG GCTAAGAAACTAGTGGAGTCTCTTCCCCAGGAAATCCGAGCCAATGTATCCAAAGAAGAGGCAGAGAAACTGAAAGCAGCTCTGGAGGCAGCAGGCGGCACGGTGGTGTTGGAGTAG
- the zgc:103625 gene encoding methyltransferase-like 26 B gives MLLSPQAERNWEDLCAVLEDVLEDQSHRQLFALELGSGTGQHVIRFAQKLPYVSWQPSDIKEESLDSIKAYIAATHVKTVLQPVHLDASEPWEKWAGLPRNSCDVIVAINLLQYSSFNTAKGVFNGAGQILRQNGVLITYGVYAINGTITPSCNEHLDAELRKINPEWGLPDIDVLRQLAYGNGMRMERMVEMEEYYKCLIFRKL, from the exons ATGCTACTGTCTCCTCAGGCAGAAAGGAACTGGGAGGATCTGTGTGCAGTGCTTGAAGATGTGCTGGAGGACCAGTCCCACAGGCAGCTGTTCGCCTTAGAGCTGGGCTCTGGGACTGGGCAGCATGTCATACGCTTTGCCCAGAAGCTGCCCTATGTTTCCTGGCAGCCATCAGACATCAAAGAAGAGTCTCTGGACAG TATTAAGGCGTACATTGCTGCAACCCATGTAAAGACTGTGCTGCAGCCTGTCCACCTGGATGCCAGCGAACCGTGGGAGAAATGGGCAGGCCTTCCTCGCAACTCCTGTGATGTTATTGTTGCCATTAACTTACTGCAATACAGCTCCTTCAATACAGCTAAG GGTGTTTTCAATGGAGCTGGTCAGATCCTCAGGCAAAATGGCGTTTTAATAACATATGGG GTGTATGCTATTAATGGCACTATAACACCAAGTTGTAATGAACACCTGGATGCAGAGCTCCGAAAAAT TAACCCAGAGTGGGGTCTACCAGACATCGATGTGCTGAGACAGCTGGCCTATGGGAACGGGATGCGTATGGAGAGGATG GTTGAGATGGAAGAATACTACAAATGCCTCATCTTCAGAAAACTTTAA